A region from the Armatimonadia bacterium genome encodes:
- a CDS encoding ribulokinase — protein sequence MTDTRFSLGLDFGTNSVRALIADVATGEEVATAVSNYKRGDAGVIGDAANPHVARQHPADYHECMVECVREALKVAAEVKGFSADRVIGIGVDTTGSTPLPVDASGTPLAFLDAFSDSKEALAWLWKDHSSMDEAEQITALAAEHRPQYLAKSGGTYSSEWYFSKIWHCLKVAPRVFEAAASWVEFCDYIPALLVGNTAPRALKRGVCSAGHKAMYCEEWGGLPDTEFLGMIDPRMGQLRGRLYEKAYASDVTAGNLCAEWAEKLGLPSGIPVAVGAFDAHYGAVAAGVKVGTVVKILGTSTCDITVAAKTGAGLDIPGVCGIVDGSVLPGFYGIEAGQSAVGDIFNWFVSNVCEADAGLHEVLTTEAAKLKPGESGLLSMDWNNGNRTVLVDARLTGLLLGQTLRTGRAEIYRALIEATAFGSLKIQDRMAEYGVPIDRIIACGGIAEKNSFLMQIYADVLNTPLEVSRSGQTCALGAAIFGAVVAGPQAGGYANAQAAQAHMTGVKDIVYKPQAKNRKVYGELYELYGQLHDAFGVEGHCSSLFPVMKRLLEIKQRVTTG from the coding sequence TTGACTGACACCAGGTTTTCCCTGGGTCTTGATTTCGGCACCAACTCCGTGCGCGCTCTGATCGCCGATGTTGCCACCGGCGAAGAGGTCGCCACGGCAGTCAGCAACTACAAGCGGGGTGACGCCGGCGTAATCGGTGATGCGGCGAATCCCCACGTGGCCCGACAGCATCCGGCCGACTACCACGAGTGCATGGTCGAGTGCGTGCGGGAGGCGCTCAAGGTTGCGGCCGAGGTGAAGGGGTTCAGCGCCGACCGCGTCATCGGCATCGGCGTGGATACGACCGGCTCGACTCCGCTGCCGGTGGATGCGAGCGGCACACCTCTGGCCTTCCTCGACGCCTTCTCGGACAGCAAAGAGGCCCTGGCGTGGCTGTGGAAGGACCACTCCTCCATGGACGAGGCGGAGCAGATCACTGCTCTTGCCGCCGAGCACCGGCCTCAGTATCTGGCCAAGTCAGGCGGAACCTACTCCTCCGAGTGGTACTTCTCGAAGATCTGGCATTGCCTGAAGGTCGCGCCGAGGGTGTTTGAGGCGGCTGCAAGCTGGGTGGAGTTCTGCGACTACATCCCGGCCCTTCTGGTGGGTAACACCGCCCCGCGAGCCCTGAAGCGTGGTGTGTGTTCTGCCGGACACAAGGCCATGTACTGCGAGGAATGGGGCGGCCTGCCCGATACCGAGTTCCTGGGCATGATCGACCCGCGGATGGGCCAGTTGCGAGGACGGCTCTACGAGAAAGCCTATGCCTCGGATGTCACTGCCGGGAACCTCTGCGCCGAGTGGGCTGAGAAGCTGGGGCTTCCGTCTGGGATCCCCGTGGCGGTCGGGGCCTTCGATGCGCACTACGGAGCAGTTGCCGCAGGCGTGAAGGTCGGCACCGTGGTGAAGATCCTGGGCACCTCGACCTGCGACATCACCGTGGCGGCCAAGACCGGCGCCGGACTAGACATCCCCGGTGTGTGCGGAATCGTCGACGGCTCTGTCCTGCCGGGCTTCTATGGCATCGAGGCCGGACAGTCGGCGGTCGGCGACATCTTCAACTGGTTCGTCAGCAACGTGTGCGAGGCCGACGCAGGCTTGCATGAGGTCCTGACGACAGAAGCCGCAAAGCTCAAGCCCGGCGAGAGCGGCCTCCTATCGATGGACTGGAACAATGGCAACCGCACAGTTCTGGTGGATGCGCGGCTGACCGGCCTGTTGCTCGGACAGACGCTGCGGACAGGTCGGGCGGAGATATACCGCGCGCTCATCGAGGCCACGGCCTTCGGGTCGCTCAAGATCCAGGACCGTATGGCCGAGTACGGAGTGCCCATCGACCGGATCATCGCCTGCGGAGGAATCGCCGAGAAGAACTCCTTCCTGATGCAGATCTACGCCGATGTGCTCAACACGCCGCTGGAGGTCTCGCGCTCGGGGCAGACCTGCGCCCTGGGTGCGGCGATCTTCGGTGCCGTCGTCGCCGGGCCACAGGCCGGTGGCTACGCCAACGCTCAGGCGGCCCAGGCACACATGACCGGGGTCAAGGACATCGTGTACAAGCCGCAGGCCAAGAACCGCAAGGTGTACGGCGAGCTGTACGAGCTCTACGGGCAACTCCACGACGCCTTCGGTGTCGAGGGCCACTGCAGCAGCCTGTTCCCGGTGATGAAGCGGCTGCTCGAGATCAAACAGCGGGTCACTACGGGCTGA
- a CDS encoding L-fucose/L-arabinose isomerase family protein, translating to MSKKTTFGVIVGNRGFFPDHLAVEGRKEILGILEQQGYGTVCVTPEDTYLGSVVTREDAHKCADLFKKHADCIDGILITLPNFGEERGIADALRLAGLDVPVLVQAYPDDLSKLSLADRRDSFCGKMSCCNNLTQYGVDYSLTSQHTMDPSSAAFAADLKWFGAVCRVVKGLKGARIGAIGTRPAAFNTVRYSEKILEANGISVEPIDLSEILARIEKLDDAAECVQKRFNAVKSYVCLGETPDVALMKMAKFAAVVDEWMEANELQATAVQCWTSIEENYGIVPCGVMSMMSERLIPGACEVDVTGAIGMYSLALAAEQPAALVDWNNNYGDDPDKCVVFHCSNFPKSCFSDVKMRWQDIIGASVGNENTFGACVGRVKPGPFTFARVSTDDLVGEVRAYVGQGEFTDDPLDTFGGVGVARIEELQSLLQVICQMGFEHHVALTHAQVGAAIAEAWGNYLDWDVYVHGE from the coding sequence ATGAGCAAGAAGACAACCTTTGGTGTGATCGTCGGCAACCGGGGTTTCTTCCCGGACCATCTCGCTGTTGAGGGCCGCAAGGAGATCCTCGGGATACTGGAGCAGCAGGGGTACGGGACCGTCTGCGTGACGCCGGAGGACACCTACCTGGGTTCCGTGGTTACCCGCGAGGATGCCCACAAGTGCGCCGACCTGTTCAAGAAGCATGCTGACTGCATCGACGGGATCCTCATCACGCTCCCGAACTTCGGCGAGGAGCGGGGAATCGCCGATGCGCTTCGGCTGGCCGGGCTCGACGTGCCGGTCCTGGTGCAGGCCTATCCCGACGACCTGTCCAAGCTGAGCCTGGCGGACCGCCGTGATAGCTTCTGCGGCAAGATGTCCTGCTGCAACAACCTCACGCAGTACGGCGTCGACTACTCGCTGACCTCGCAGCACACGATGGACCCGAGTTCGGCTGCCTTCGCCGCCGACCTCAAGTGGTTCGGCGCAGTGTGCCGCGTGGTGAAGGGCCTCAAGGGCGCTCGCATCGGGGCCATCGGCACTCGCCCGGCGGCCTTCAACACCGTGCGCTACAGTGAGAAGATCCTCGAGGCCAACGGCATCTCGGTGGAGCCGATCGACCTGTCCGAGATCCTGGCACGCATCGAGAAGCTGGACGACGCAGCGGAGTGCGTGCAGAAGAGGTTCAACGCCGTCAAGAGCTACGTCTGCCTCGGCGAGACCCCCGACGTGGCGCTGATGAAGATGGCCAAGTTCGCCGCCGTCGTCGACGAGTGGATGGAGGCCAACGAGCTGCAGGCAACAGCCGTCCAGTGCTGGACCTCGATTGAGGAGAACTACGGCATCGTTCCCTGCGGCGTCATGAGCATGATGAGCGAGCGCCTGATCCCCGGCGCCTGCGAGGTCGACGTCACCGGCGCAATCGGCATGTACTCGCTGGCGCTGGCCGCCGAGCAGCCCGCGGCACTCGTGGACTGGAACAACAACTACGGCGACGATCCGGACAAGTGCGTCGTGTTCCACTGCAGCAACTTCCCGAAGAGCTGCTTCTCCGACGTCAAGATGCGCTGGCAGGACATCATCGGCGCCAGCGTCGGCAACGAGAACACCTTCGGCGCCTGCGTCGGCCGAGTGAAGCCGGGGCCCTTCACCTTCGCCCGCGTTTCCACCGATGACCTCGTCGGTGAGGTTCGCGCGTACGTCGGCCAGGGCGAGTTCACTGACGATCCCCTGGACACTTTCGGCGGTGTCGGCGTGGCCAGGATCGAGGAGCTCCAGAGCCTGCTGCAGGTGATCTGCCAGATGGGCTTCGAGCATCACGTGGCCCTGACCCATGCCCAGGTTGGCGCAGCCATTGCCGAAGCCTGGGGCAACTACCTGGACTGGGACGTCTACGTGCACGGCGAGTAG
- a CDS encoding sulfatase-like hydrolase/transferase yields the protein MSDARPNILFLFTDDQRFDTIHALGNEQIHTPALDSLVARGTTFTESHIMGGTSPAVCMPSRAMLHTGRSLFHLEGLGEQIPADHALLGETLRQSGYQTYGIGKWHNGKASLNRSFEGGAQIYFGGMCDHWNVPAYHYDPTGRYAQTLPICVDPMTTNQVRWRPCDHVEAGRHSSELFGDAAVRFLHSYDAKRPFFLYLSFMAPHDPRTMPREYLEMYDPEDIDLPPNFLGGHPFDNGELKIRDELLEDWPRTPEAIRRHLAEYYAMITHADAQMGRVLEALRESGQEDNTIVVFAGDNGLALGQHGLMGKQSTYEHSVHVPLILSGPGIPQGERRNALCYLLDLFPTLCELVGIDTPPTVDGKSLVPALRDPECVIRDTLLFAYRHLHRSVRDRRWKLIEYVVNGRRTTQLFDLEEDPWEQSNLSADPACSEHLQRLRTELLRRRQETGDIREREHAFWDGYETQA from the coding sequence GTGAGTGACGCACGGCCCAATATCCTGTTTCTGTTCACCGACGACCAGCGCTTCGACACGATCCATGCCCTTGGCAACGAGCAGATTCATACACCGGCGCTGGACTCGCTGGTCGCTCGCGGCACGACCTTTACCGAAAGCCACATCATGGGCGGAACGTCACCAGCGGTCTGCATGCCCAGCCGGGCCATGCTGCACACCGGGCGGTCGCTGTTCCACCTCGAGGGCCTCGGTGAGCAGATACCGGCGGATCATGCTCTCCTGGGCGAGACCTTGCGCCAGAGCGGTTACCAGACCTACGGGATCGGCAAGTGGCACAACGGGAAGGCGTCGCTGAACCGGTCCTTCGAGGGCGGGGCGCAGATCTACTTCGGCGGCATGTGCGACCATTGGAACGTTCCGGCCTACCACTACGACCCCACGGGACGCTATGCCCAGACTCTACCGATCTGCGTGGACCCGATGACGACCAACCAGGTCCGGTGGCGTCCCTGCGACCATGTGGAAGCCGGCAGGCACTCCAGCGAACTCTTCGGCGACGCGGCCGTCAGGTTCCTCCATAGCTACGATGCGAAGCGCCCCTTCTTCCTGTACCTGTCCTTCATGGCACCCCACGACCCGCGCACGATGCCTCGCGAGTACCTTGAGATGTACGACCCCGAGGACATCGACCTGCCGCCCAACTTCCTCGGCGGCCATCCCTTCGACAACGGAGAGCTGAAGATCCGCGACGAACTGCTTGAGGACTGGCCCCGGACACCGGAGGCGATTCGGCGCCACCTTGCTGAGTACTACGCGATGATCACCCATGCCGACGCGCAGATGGGGCGTGTGCTGGAGGCCCTCCGCGAGTCCGGTCAGGAGGACAATACAATCGTCGTGTTCGCGGGCGACAATGGCCTGGCCCTTGGTCAGCATGGGCTGATGGGCAAGCAGAGCACCTACGAGCACAGCGTTCATGTGCCGCTGATCCTGAGCGGTCCCGGCATCCCACAGGGCGAGCGACGCAACGCCCTCTGCTATCTACTTGACCTCTTCCCCACTCTGTGCGAGCTTGTCGGGATCGACACGCCGCCGACCGTCGACGGCAAGAGCCTTGTGCCCGCGCTGCGCGACCCGGAGTGCGTGATCCGGGACACGCTGCTCTTTGCCTATCGCCATCTGCACCGATCCGTCCGCGACCGTCGCTGGAAGCTCATCGAGTACGTGGTGAACGGCCGGCGCACGACCCAGTTGTTCGACCTGGAGGAGGACCCCTGGGAGCAAAGCAACCTATCGGCAGACCCCGCGTGCTCCGAGCACCTGCAGCGCCTCCGGACAGAGCTTCTCCGCCGGCGGCAGGAAACCGGTGATATCCGCGAGCGCGAACACGCCTTCTGGGACGGCTACGAGACTCAGGCTTAG
- a CDS encoding sulfatase-like hydrolase/transferase — protein MAPATTRKIVVIMTDTQRTDMVGCYGHPDMKTPCLDRLASEGIRFDRAYTCQPVCGPARAGLFTGTWPHSNGSWANSLPLGDNVKTLGQRFRDNAFHTAYLGKWHLDGGDYFGVGRCPDGWDADYWYDMRNYLEELTPEDRLRSRQTKLNEDPSLTEDFCYGHRVSNRAIQFLSNHHDEDFLLVVSYDEPHGPFVCPRPYSQMYKGYEFPKGRNVWDPLENKPEHHRVWAGERLKEDKGALRISPAAFLGCNSYVDYEIGRVVQAIDEYAADALVIYTSDHGDALSAHSLSGKGPAMYEEITHIPFLVRWPGRAPAQSSCEHPISHIDLVPTLMEAAGLHVGQSLEGHSMLPTFCDPRQRTNEAVFMEFGRYEVDHDSFGGFQPVRCAFDGRYKLVVNLLTTDELYDLGTDPDEMVNLIDVPEHAAVRDQLHDRILDWMNETRDPFRGYCWERRPWRKDARPATWNYTAMTRQRENEEYEPRQLDYSTGLAMEQATRRK, from the coding sequence ATGGCACCTGCAACGACCCGCAAGATCGTTGTCATCATGACCGACACCCAGCGCACAGACATGGTCGGATGCTACGGCCATCCGGACATGAAGACGCCCTGCCTCGACCGCCTGGCCTCGGAGGGTATCCGGTTCGACCGAGCCTACACCTGCCAGCCGGTCTGCGGTCCAGCACGGGCAGGGCTTTTCACCGGCACCTGGCCGCACAGCAACGGAAGCTGGGCCAACAGCCTGCCCCTGGGCGACAACGTCAAGACCCTCGGGCAGCGCTTCCGCGACAACGCGTTCCATACCGCCTACCTGGGCAAGTGGCACCTCGACGGTGGCGACTACTTCGGCGTCGGACGGTGCCCCGACGGCTGGGATGCCGACTACTGGTATGACATGCGCAACTACCTCGAGGAGCTCACACCGGAAGACCGCCTGCGGTCGCGCCAGACCAAGCTCAACGAGGACCCGAGCCTGACGGAGGACTTCTGCTACGGGCACCGTGTCTCGAACCGGGCCATCCAGTTCCTGAGCAACCACCACGACGAGGACTTCCTCCTGGTGGTCTCCTATGATGAGCCGCACGGGCCCTTCGTCTGTCCGCGTCCCTACTCACAGATGTACAAGGGCTATGAGTTCCCCAAGGGCCGCAACGTGTGGGACCCGCTCGAGAACAAGCCCGAGCATCACCGCGTCTGGGCCGGTGAGCGTCTCAAGGAAGACAAGGGCGCCCTGCGCATCAGCCCGGCTGCGTTCCTGGGCTGCAACTCCTACGTCGACTACGAGATCGGCCGTGTCGTGCAGGCCATCGATGAGTACGCTGCCGATGCCCTGGTGATCTACACCTCGGACCACGGCGACGCCCTGAGCGCACACAGCCTCAGCGGCAAGGGCCCGGCGATGTATGAGGAGATCACCCACATACCCTTCCTCGTCCGCTGGCCCGGCCGAGCCCCGGCGCAGAGCTCCTGCGAGCACCCGATCTCGCACATCGACCTGGTGCCCACACTCATGGAGGCCGCCGGTCTGCACGTGGGTCAGTCCCTGGAGGGCCATAGCATGCTGCCGACCTTCTGCGACCCCAGGCAGCGCACCAACGAGGCCGTCTTCATGGAGTTTGGCCGCTACGAGGTCGACCATGACAGCTTCGGCGGGTTCCAGCCGGTACGCTGCGCCTTCGACGGTCGCTACAAGCTGGTCGTGAACCTGCTTACCACCGATGAGCTCTATGACCTGGGGACCGACCCTGACGAGATGGTGAACCTCATCGACGTCCCGGAACACGCGGCAGTGCGCGACCAACTGCACGACAGGATACTGGACTGGATGAACGAAACGAGGGACCCCTTCCGGGGCTACTGTTGGGAGCGAAGGCCCTGGCGCAAAGACGCTCGCCCGGCGACCTGGAACTACACGGCGATGACCCGGCAGCGCGAGAACGAGGAGTACGAGCCGCGGCAGCTCGACTATAGCACGGGGCTTGCCATGGAGCAGGCCACACGCCGCAAGTGA
- a CDS encoding L-ribulose-5-phosphate 4-epimerase: MLEALKQEVYEANLSLQRSGLVVLTWGNVSGRDPETGLVAIKPSGVSYEKMRPEDMVVLDLEGQVVEGDLRPSSDTATHLELYRSFQGIGGVAHTHSTYATAWAQAKRALPCYGTTHADSFYGSVPVTADLSAEALAGDYELETGKAIVAAFADLDPLQVPAVLVAGHGPFTWGKSAAQAFESSLVLEQVALMAAVTEGLRCDAGPISQGLLDKHFLRKHGKDAYYGQTGT; encoded by the coding sequence ATGCTCGAGGCTCTGAAGCAGGAAGTGTACGAGGCCAACCTGTCGCTGCAGCGCTCAGGCCTGGTGGTCCTGACCTGGGGCAACGTGAGTGGGCGCGACCCGGAGACCGGGCTGGTTGCCATCAAACCCAGTGGGGTCTCCTACGAGAAGATGCGGCCGGAGGACATGGTTGTGCTGGACCTGGAGGGGCAGGTGGTCGAAGGCGACCTGCGGCCCTCCTCCGATACCGCCACGCATCTTGAGCTGTACCGCAGCTTCCAGGGCATCGGCGGCGTGGCCCATACTCATTCGACCTATGCCACGGCCTGGGCGCAGGCAAAGCGTGCCCTGCCTTGCTATGGCACGACCCATGCAGACAGCTTCTATGGTTCAGTACCGGTCACTGCCGACTTGAGCGCTGAAGCCCTCGCCGGCGACTACGAGCTGGAGACCGGGAAGGCGATCGTCGCTGCCTTTGCAGACCTCGACCCGCTGCAGGTACCGGCGGTGCTGGTGGCCGGTCATGGTCCCTTCACCTGGGGCAAGTCGGCGGCGCAGGCCTTCGAAAGCAGCCTGGTGCTGGAGCAGGTCGCGCTGATGGCAGCCGTGACGGAAGGGCTTCGCTGCGACGCGGGGCCGATCTCTCAGGGGCTCCTGGACAAGCACTTCCTGCGCAAGCATGGCAAGGACGCCTACTACGGACAGACCGGGACCTGA